In Idiomarina sp. PL1-037, a single genomic region encodes these proteins:
- a CDS encoding M14 family zinc carboxypeptidase — MRSLKFAALIAASWLVMPTQAQQLSGESSLLPEANYSNSEVTVEQVLGYPMGTKITSPADMSRYFEALQQAYPKQVKLLEYGKSWEGRTLYYAVISGEKNIADFDSFMQGMQALADPRKTDSDEAEQLIDELPGSIWLSYGVHGNEISSPEAAMMTAYHLLHDQREQTQRWLDNTMVFIDPLQNPDGRARFVDRYYMSVGLEHSGDRRSAEHNEPWPNGRTNHYLFDMNRDWIALTQPEISGQIDALLKYYPLVFVDLHEMGGDSTYYFTPEARPYNPLITESQRETLNWIGKNNGQWFDEKGFDYFTREIFDAFYPGYGASWPLYQGSVAMTYEMASARGHLFDRADGDVLTYADGVQQHFIASISTIQTVSERREALLQKFWEYRKSAVEAGEDGDVRSIILPAQDDPAAARKLASLLVEQGAEVKMAEKAFDVCGTDYEAGAYIIDMAQPAHRMIRTLMDKQVDMADDFLAEQEQRRNNNLPDQIYDVTGWSLPLMFNVDSHTCDDLPDVATAFVEEGRIEPGKVTNPDAKVAFLVRWGDMNAGRFLTAALREGLEIRQSELAFTHESAGEFPSGSLILTRADNSDDFQAKLQKLAEASGATVEGVDTSWMTEGPNFGSHNVSKLEAPNIAIAWDEPVSPYSAGHTRFVIERQMGYPVTAIRTMQLLQNDLNGLDVLILPQGAYSGVFNDKTVEKIQQWVQDGGVLLTLGNASAWAVETGLLNTQLERKVPEEGVTEPDEEIKVDGKVIESREQFLTEIKPHGADPDWVPGALLNTEVDTDHWLSAGVKPQVVSIYNGNDVFTPIDIDHGRNIAWFAGADSLLASGFLWDDIAQQLPYKPLLMWQPSGKGMIISFTQEPTYRAYMDGLNTLLMNALFLAPAKAQ; from the coding sequence ATGCGCAGTCTCAAATTTGCGGCGCTGATAGCCGCCTCATGGTTAGTCATGCCGACTCAAGCACAACAACTCTCGGGCGAGAGTTCGTTACTCCCCGAAGCGAACTACAGTAATTCAGAAGTCACCGTAGAGCAGGTTTTGGGTTACCCCATGGGCACCAAAATTACCAGCCCGGCGGATATGAGCCGCTATTTTGAAGCATTGCAGCAGGCTTACCCCAAACAAGTAAAGTTGCTTGAGTACGGTAAAAGCTGGGAAGGGCGTACGCTTTATTACGCGGTTATCTCCGGTGAAAAGAACATAGCCGACTTTGACAGCTTTATGCAGGGCATGCAGGCCTTAGCCGACCCACGTAAAACTGATAGTGACGAAGCTGAGCAGTTAATTGACGAATTGCCCGGTAGCATCTGGCTGTCCTATGGAGTTCACGGCAATGAAATTTCTTCCCCTGAAGCGGCAATGATGACGGCCTATCATTTACTGCATGACCAGCGTGAGCAGACCCAACGCTGGTTAGATAACACCATGGTGTTTATTGATCCACTGCAAAACCCGGACGGACGTGCCCGCTTCGTGGATCGTTACTACATGAGTGTTGGGCTTGAGCACTCTGGCGATCGCCGCAGTGCGGAGCACAACGAGCCCTGGCCAAACGGGCGCACGAACCATTATCTGTTTGATATGAACCGTGACTGGATTGCGCTGACTCAGCCCGAAATTAGCGGACAAATTGATGCCTTACTAAAATACTATCCGCTGGTGTTTGTTGACCTGCACGAAATGGGTGGCGACTCCACTTACTATTTCACACCCGAGGCTCGTCCATATAACCCACTGATTACCGAGTCACAACGCGAAACGCTGAACTGGATTGGTAAAAATAACGGCCAGTGGTTCGACGAAAAGGGCTTTGATTATTTTACCCGCGAAATTTTCGATGCTTTTTATCCGGGGTACGGTGCCAGTTGGCCGCTGTATCAGGGCTCGGTAGCAATGACCTACGAAATGGCTTCGGCGCGCGGGCATTTATTTGACCGTGCAGACGGTGACGTACTGACCTACGCCGACGGTGTTCAGCAGCATTTTATAGCGTCTATCTCGACTATTCAGACAGTTTCCGAACGCCGCGAAGCCTTATTGCAGAAGTTCTGGGAGTACCGCAAGTCAGCGGTCGAAGCAGGCGAAGACGGTGATGTCCGTTCTATTATTCTGCCCGCCCAGGATGACCCGGCTGCCGCACGTAAACTGGCCTCATTACTCGTTGAACAGGGCGCGGAAGTGAAGATGGCGGAAAAGGCGTTTGACGTGTGCGGTACTGATTATGAAGCTGGCGCTTATATCATTGATATGGCACAGCCCGCACACCGCATGATACGTACCTTAATGGATAAACAGGTGGATATGGCGGATGACTTTCTGGCAGAGCAGGAGCAGCGCCGTAACAATAACCTGCCGGATCAAATTTACGACGTAACCGGCTGGTCACTGCCGTTAATGTTCAATGTCGACAGCCACACCTGTGATGATTTACCTGACGTCGCCACAGCCTTTGTAGAAGAAGGTCGTATTGAGCCTGGCAAAGTGACTAACCCGGACGCCAAAGTGGCTTTTTTGGTTCGCTGGGGTGACATGAACGCAGGACGTTTTCTTACTGCTGCGTTGCGCGAAGGGCTGGAAATTCGCCAAAGCGAATTAGCCTTCACCCACGAGAGTGCCGGTGAATTCCCTAGTGGCTCATTGATTTTAACCCGCGCTGACAACTCCGATGACTTTCAGGCCAAATTACAAAAGCTCGCTGAGGCGTCAGGCGCAACCGTTGAAGGCGTTGATACAAGCTGGATGACTGAAGGTCCTAACTTTGGTTCGCATAACGTAAGCAAACTTGAAGCACCGAACATAGCTATTGCCTGGGATGAGCCGGTTAGCCCCTACAGTGCCGGGCATACCCGCTTTGTGATTGAACGACAGATGGGGTACCCGGTAACAGCTATTCGTACCATGCAGTTATTGCAAAATGATCTTAATGGTCTGGATGTTTTGATATTACCGCAAGGCGCATACTCCGGCGTATTTAACGACAAAACCGTTGAGAAGATCCAACAGTGGGTACAGGACGGAGGTGTGTTGCTGACCTTAGGCAACGCCTCTGCCTGGGCGGTTGAGACCGGTCTGCTTAATACTCAACTGGAACGCAAAGTGCCGGAAGAAGGTGTTACTGAGCCTGATGAAGAAATTAAAGTAGACGGTAAAGTGATTGAAAGCCGCGAGCAGTTCTTAACGGAAATAAAACCGCACGGCGCTGACCCCGACTGGGTGCCGGGTGCTTTGCTAAATACCGAAGTAGATACAGACCACTGGTTAAGCGCCGGTGTTAAACCGCAGGTTGTGAGTATTTATAACGGTAACGACGTATTTACCCCCATTGATATTGATCACGGTCGCAACATTGCGTGGTTTGCTGGCGCGGATAGCCTGTTAGCCAGTGGCTTTTTGTGGGACGATATAGCTCAGCAATTACCTTACAAACCGCTGTTAATGTGGCAGCCAAGCGGTAAAGGCATGATTATCAGCTTTACTCAGGAACCCACGTACCGTGCCTATATGGACGGCTTAAATACCTTGCTGATGAACGCCTTGTTCCTGGCACCGGCAAAAGCACAATAG
- a CDS encoding DUF4399 domain-containing protein, translating to MNKAWMIGAIALLGGPVLATTAQAVERTEASEQAQAYIISPQNGEVVGKTFKVKFGLSGMGVAPAGVDVENTGHHHLMIDKDELPAMDKPMGGDVTHFGGGQTETTVTLEPGEHTLQIILGDKNHVPHNPAVVSEKITITVTDD from the coding sequence ATGAACAAAGCATGGATGATTGGCGCCATAGCACTACTTGGCGGACCTGTTCTGGCAACAACGGCTCAGGCAGTAGAACGTACAGAAGCATCAGAGCAAGCCCAGGCTTATATTATTTCTCCGCAAAACGGGGAAGTGGTTGGTAAAACCTTTAAAGTGAAGTTTGGCTTAAGCGGTATGGGCGTAGCGCCTGCTGGTGTCGATGTGGAGAATACCGGACATCACCATTTGATGATTGATAAAGACGAACTGCCAGCCATGGACAAGCCTATGGGCGGCGACGTGACTCACTTTGGTGGTGGTCAGACAGAAACTACCGTGACTCTAGAGCCGGGTGAACACACGCTACAAATTATCTTAGGTGATAAGAACCACGTACCGCATAATCCGGCCGTGGTGTCAGAAAAAATCACTATTACAGTGACAGACGACTAA
- a CDS encoding c-type cytochrome yields the protein MKAMNSFFVKSVLGTISMLFALTISAASVQDDMSREAIAERIKPLGKHYVAGESSAAEESSGPRSGQQVYDKYCTACHTSGVMGAPKINEASDWEERLDQGMETVLKHAVEGFNAMPPKGTCSDCSEEEIQAAIDYMTEEI from the coding sequence GTGAAAGCTATGAATTCATTTTTCGTTAAGAGCGTTTTAGGCACCATTTCAATGCTGTTTGCGCTAACTATCAGTGCAGCATCAGTGCAGGATGATATGTCCCGTGAAGCGATCGCTGAGCGTATTAAGCCTTTAGGTAAGCACTATGTGGCTGGTGAAAGCAGTGCCGCTGAAGAAAGCAGCGGACCGCGTTCAGGCCAGCAAGTTTATGATAAGTACTGTACAGCCTGCCATACCAGCGGTGTTATGGGAGCTCCTAAAATTAACGAAGCGTCTGACTGGGAAGAGCGTTTAGACCAGGGCATGGAAACGGTATTGAAGCACGCAGTTGAAGGCTTTAATGCCATGCCGCCTAAAGGAACCTGTAGCGACTGCTCAGAAGAAGAAATTCAAGCAGCAATTGATTACATGACTGAAGAAATTTAG
- a CDS encoding TrkA family potassium uptake protein has product MAEFGVIGLGRFGARTSKELLDLGHRVIGVDSNEKAVEAMADVLTHSAIADVTDEKALEELDLTNCEVVLVAIGEDLQASLLCVLHLKTIGVEEIWAKATSKSHHQILSKLGVKRIIHPEEEMGIRVAQSLNYPMVNEYMSLGHNWFCVEISIGEYLKGKNLNDIMPDDSEFFHVLLIKRRDEVTVSPSLSMTLEGNETLVMAGSLKALKSVAPKLKEPS; this is encoded by the coding sequence ATGGCAGAATTTGGCGTCATAGGTTTAGGGCGTTTTGGTGCCCGAACTTCAAAAGAACTGCTCGATCTCGGGCATCGTGTCATAGGTGTGGATTCGAACGAAAAAGCCGTTGAAGCAATGGCGGATGTGTTAACGCATTCTGCCATTGCCGATGTGACTGATGAAAAAGCATTGGAAGAACTGGACTTAACCAACTGTGAGGTGGTTCTGGTTGCTATTGGGGAAGATCTGCAAGCCAGTCTATTGTGTGTTTTGCACCTGAAAACAATTGGTGTAGAAGAAATTTGGGCAAAAGCGACCTCTAAATCCCACCATCAAATTTTATCAAAACTGGGTGTAAAGCGTATTATTCACCCGGAAGAAGAAATGGGAATAAGGGTAGCTCAGTCGCTGAATTACCCTATGGTTAATGAATATATGTCGCTCGGGCACAATTGGTTCTGTGTCGAAATTAGTATTGGTGAGTATTTAAAAGGAAAAAACCTGAACGACATCATGCCCGATGACAGTGAGTTCTTTCATGTATTATTAATAAAACGACGTGATGAAGTGACAGTAAGCCCGTCACTATCGATGACTCTGGAAGGTAATGAAACCCTGGTTATGGCGGGCAGTTTAAAAGCGTTAAAGTCTGTTGCACCTAAGCTAAAAGAGCCTTCATGA
- a CDS encoding TrkH family potassium uptake protein: MKQWAPSLAWLYRRPGRKRRRAFKASPPVILSGGFACLILLGTLLLKLPFATEQPITWLESLFTATSAVTVTGLVVVDTGATYTPFGMGVLALLIQAGGLGFMTFAVLAAISIGGHVGIQHQILAKEAMQQTSLASIGRTAKAVVSLALIVEAIAVVGLTITWWQEKGFVDAFAESIFYAISAFNSAGFVLSPNGIADYASSIPVNLIISILFVIGGLGFSVITNIYEKRRWYKFSVYTRAILWATLIINVLSVAIIWLLEMNNPETFANLSIGEQAMAAWFQATTPRSAGFNSVNTGAMTDASAVYTMLLMLIGGGSMSTAGGIKLGTFIVLLVATYAFLRRREYVTLLNRTVPQELVMKALAVTLVTLTLMFLGIFTLMILNPLPFIDITFEVLSASATVGLSRGITAEVTSTSQLVLVFLMFAGRVGPLTLAYFLATPKKRHIRFPETDIQVG; encoded by the coding sequence ATGAAACAGTGGGCACCCTCACTAGCCTGGTTATATCGTCGTCCCGGGCGTAAACGACGTAGAGCTTTTAAAGCCAGCCCTCCGGTTATTCTTTCCGGCGGTTTTGCCTGTTTGATTTTACTGGGCACTTTACTATTAAAGTTACCCTTTGCAACTGAACAGCCTATAACCTGGTTAGAAAGTTTATTTACAGCAACCTCAGCCGTTACCGTGACCGGATTAGTGGTTGTCGATACTGGAGCGACTTACACCCCTTTTGGAATGGGTGTTTTGGCTTTGCTGATTCAGGCGGGAGGATTAGGCTTCATGACTTTTGCCGTATTGGCTGCTATTTCAATAGGCGGTCATGTTGGTATTCAGCATCAGATACTGGCAAAAGAGGCTATGCAGCAAACCAGTCTTGCCAGCATTGGTCGTACGGCAAAAGCAGTGGTGTCGCTGGCGCTTATTGTTGAAGCTATAGCTGTGGTTGGTCTGACAATAACCTGGTGGCAGGAAAAAGGTTTCGTGGATGCCTTTGCTGAGAGCATATTTTACGCTATATCCGCTTTTAACAGTGCTGGTTTTGTTTTGTCTCCTAACGGTATTGCGGACTACGCCAGCAGTATTCCGGTTAACCTGATCATCAGCATTTTATTCGTTATAGGTGGTTTGGGCTTTTCGGTCATTACTAATATTTACGAAAAGCGGCGTTGGTATAAATTCTCGGTTTATACTCGCGCTATTTTGTGGGCGACATTAATCATTAATGTATTGTCGGTTGCTATTATCTGGCTGCTGGAAATGAACAACCCGGAAACCTTTGCTAATTTAAGTATTGGTGAGCAGGCGATGGCGGCGTGGTTTCAAGCCACTACGCCTCGCTCCGCCGGCTTTAATTCCGTTAACACCGGAGCAATGACTGACGCCAGTGCAGTCTACACTATGCTGTTGATGCTAATAGGTGGCGGTTCAATGAGTACTGCGGGAGGTATAAAGTTAGGGACGTTTATTGTTTTGTTGGTCGCTACTTATGCCTTTCTTCGTCGTCGTGAGTACGTCACTTTATTGAACCGTACGGTACCTCAAGAGCTGGTTATGAAAGCCCTTGCGGTCACCTTGGTTACCCTTACTTTGATGTTTCTTGGAATCTTTACCCTAATGATTTTGAATCCGCTGCCGTTTATAGATATAACTTTTGAAGTTTTGTCAGCTTCGGCAACGGTTGGACTGTCGCGAGGAATAACTGCAGAAGTGACATCGACAAGTCAGTTGGTATTGGTGTTTTTGATGTTCGCAGGTCGTGTTGGGCCCTTAACTTTGGCGTACTTTTTGGCTACACCCAAAAAACGACATATACGTTTTCCGGAAACCGATATTCAAGTGGGGTAG
- a CDS encoding methyl-accepting chemotaxis protein yields MLKKLKFTQKVIIVASLILVLVLGVFTLTNFLQMSNQTRSNLQHQMQALSDSVSNNISQWFNDRMSIVQATADAYRVDDSTDRALERVQQSKAAGKFKNVYYGLLDGTFLLDDPSIDLPDDYDARSRPWYQLAVDEGQPTYTAPYIDVTTNELTITAVVPMRRDGRLVGVAGGDMMLDEISDIVNDIDFMGLGYAFLVSGDRNILAHPNKDWIEKSVNDYAGQPVSLNSDFSEYRIDGADRLVSFHKIKGIQGVEWYLGVVIDREQAYSNVSSFAWTAIVYLVIGIVAVVVSLTWLLRLLLKPLRRLNEAVTDMARGEGDLTQRLPVESSDEFGLVSRRMNEFIEKIQQALLEVNAAAQQVEGNIRSMVKASDDSMEIGSEQAGKASSVATAVNELGASANEIAENAAKASEQASSGTEKASSARDSLQHNRQQIQHLSERMDASSQAIHTLDEDTQNIGKIIEVIKGITEQTNLLALNAAIEAARAGEAGRGFAVVADEVRSLAQRTSSSAGEIETMIERVRAGTRSVVQVIQESQEISSACVLSAEESADHMSEINAIIVTIDDVNHSVASATEQQTSVIQTLDRDIMDISSMNDQSVDNLNNTKQACRELNTAFERLEQLVTQFKLN; encoded by the coding sequence ATGCTGAAAAAATTAAAGTTCACGCAAAAGGTTATTATTGTTGCGTCATTGATACTGGTACTCGTGCTGGGGGTCTTCACGCTGACCAACTTTTTGCAGATGTCGAATCAAACCCGCAGTAATTTGCAGCATCAAATGCAGGCTTTGTCTGACTCAGTATCAAACAATATTTCGCAGTGGTTTAATGACCGCATGAGCATTGTTCAGGCAACCGCCGATGCTTACCGTGTTGATGATTCTACAGATCGTGCTTTAGAGCGGGTTCAACAGTCAAAAGCCGCTGGTAAGTTTAAAAATGTGTATTACGGTCTACTCGACGGTACTTTTCTGCTCGATGACCCCAGCATCGACCTGCCGGACGATTACGATGCCCGCAGCCGCCCCTGGTACCAACTGGCGGTTGATGAGGGGCAGCCAACCTATACCGCACCTTATATTGACGTTACCACCAATGAATTGACCATTACTGCGGTGGTGCCCATGCGTCGAGATGGTCGGCTGGTGGGAGTTGCCGGTGGCGATATGATGCTGGATGAGATTTCTGACATTGTTAACGACATCGATTTTATGGGGCTGGGTTATGCCTTCTTAGTAAGCGGTGATAGAAATATTCTGGCACACCCCAACAAAGACTGGATTGAAAAGTCCGTGAACGATTACGCCGGGCAGCCAGTTTCTTTAAATTCTGATTTTTCCGAATACCGTATTGATGGAGCGGACCGCCTGGTGTCATTCCATAAAATAAAAGGTATTCAGGGAGTTGAATGGTATCTGGGAGTGGTAATTGACCGCGAACAGGCCTACAGCAACGTGTCATCCTTTGCCTGGACCGCCATTGTCTACTTGGTTATTGGCATTGTGGCAGTCGTGGTGTCATTAACCTGGTTGTTGCGCTTATTGCTTAAACCTTTGCGTCGCTTAAATGAGGCCGTAACTGATATGGCCCGCGGAGAGGGTGACTTAACGCAGCGGCTGCCGGTTGAGTCCAGTGACGAGTTTGGTCTTGTTTCACGCCGTATGAACGAGTTTATTGAGAAAATCCAGCAAGCCTTGCTGGAAGTGAATGCGGCCGCACAACAAGTGGAAGGCAATATTCGCAGCATGGTTAAGGCAAGTGACGATTCAATGGAAATTGGCAGTGAACAGGCCGGAAAAGCCAGCTCTGTTGCAACGGCAGTCAATGAACTGGGCGCGAGTGCTAATGAAATTGCCGAGAATGCTGCAAAAGCCTCTGAGCAGGCAAGCTCTGGTACCGAAAAAGCGTCATCTGCCAGAGATTCTTTGCAACACAACCGACAACAAATTCAGCACTTGTCTGAACGTATGGATGCCTCCAGCCAGGCAATTCATACCCTGGATGAGGACACACAGAACATTGGTAAGATCATTGAGGTTATTAAAGGCATTACTGAGCAGACCAACTTGCTGGCTCTAAATGCGGCTATTGAAGCGGCACGAGCAGGGGAAGCCGGTCGCGGTTTTGCGGTGGTAGCGGATGAAGTGCGCAGCCTGGCTCAGCGGACTTCGTCGTCGGCAGGCGAAATAGAGACAATGATAGAGCGGGTTCGAGCCGGCACGCGCAGTGTTGTCCAGGTTATTCAGGAAAGTCAGGAAATAAGCAGTGCCTGTGTGTTAAGCGCGGAAGAGTCTGCTGACCACATGTCTGAAATTAACGCTATTATTGTAACTATTGATGACGTGAACCACTCAGTGGCCTCGGCAACAGAACAGCAGACTTCAGTGATCCAAACGCTTGATCGTGACATTATGGATATTAGCAGTATGAACGATCAGAGTGTCGACAATCTAAATAATACCAAGCAGGCTTGTCGCGAGCTAAATACGGCCTTTGAACGCTTGGAACAATTGGTGACACAGTTTAAACTGAATTGA
- the dinB gene encoding DNA polymerase IV, with product MAEIARKIALLDLDAFFASAEELRDPSLKTRPFAVGGGGERGVVATANYLARQFGVKSAMPGSHARRLCPQLTFIRPDGNYYRELSNKVLDILHELTPRIEPASIDEFYLDLTHLEGFKGSATLAMNFVRDQIKTLGITGSAGISNQKMVAKIASEERKPDGQFVVRPAEVMDYIATLNLKQIPGVGPKSQQVLTNYGLSTGKDIQNIELQQLQAILGDKAGYVLFERCHGRDRREVVTERIRKSVGVEQTLATDMRLESTAQAYVQDNLLPKLRQRMKITHWREQPIRSQTLKLKFSDFTQTTVSRSSQFISPSLFYQLLDEAWQRGKGKGVRLLGISATLPDPNEQLQLELELD from the coding sequence TTGGCTGAAATTGCTCGCAAAATAGCTTTGCTGGATTTGGATGCGTTCTTTGCTTCGGCAGAAGAATTACGCGATCCAAGCCTGAAAACACGCCCTTTTGCTGTCGGCGGCGGTGGGGAACGGGGGGTTGTTGCAACGGCAAATTATCTGGCTCGTCAGTTTGGGGTTAAAAGTGCGATGCCGGGTAGTCATGCCCGCCGTTTGTGCCCGCAATTAACCTTTATACGACCCGACGGCAACTACTACCGCGAACTGTCCAATAAGGTTCTGGATATTCTGCATGAACTCACACCCCGCATTGAACCGGCTTCTATCGACGAGTTTTATCTGGACTTAACTCATTTGGAAGGCTTTAAAGGCAGCGCAACTTTGGCCATGAATTTTGTTCGTGACCAAATTAAAACGCTGGGAATAACCGGCTCTGCCGGCATTTCTAATCAGAAAATGGTGGCCAAAATTGCCAGCGAAGAGCGCAAACCCGATGGTCAGTTTGTGGTTCGTCCGGCGGAAGTTATGGACTACATTGCGACATTAAACCTCAAACAAATTCCCGGTGTCGGACCCAAAAGTCAGCAAGTGCTCACTAACTATGGGCTCTCTACAGGAAAAGATATCCAGAATATCGAACTGCAGCAATTGCAGGCCATTCTTGGTGATAAAGCCGGGTATGTTCTATTTGAGCGCTGCCATGGCCGGGACCGCCGCGAAGTTGTTACAGAGCGTATTCGCAAAAGTGTCGGAGTTGAACAAACCTTAGCAACGGATATGCGACTGGAATCGACAGCTCAGGCTTATGTTCAGGACAATTTATTACCGAAACTGCGTCAACGAATGAAAATCACTCACTGGCGTGAGCAGCCCATTCGTAGCCAGACACTAAAGCTGAAATTCTCGGACTTCACACAAACAACGGTCTCCCGCAGTTCTCAGTTTATTTCACCCAGCCTGTTTTATCAGTTATTAGATGAAGCCTGGCAGCGTGGAAAAGGGAAAGGGGTAAGGCTGTTGGGGATCAGTGCAACATTGCCTGACCCCAACGAGCAGTTACAACTCGAACTTGAGCTGGATTAG